The following coding sequences lie in one bacterium genomic window:
- the tig gene encoding trigger factor: MQLTVENNRLNDVQHELKVAVPAEFMREELERGMEAIKSHAKIPGFRPGKVPRNVLVQRYGPAVTEDTIQRVLQDAYRTALDQEKLYPISPGEMSEINFEPGQPLTFRVVVEILPEIPLPDLATIEVELKEPQAGDEDVVTSLESLRESQAVLVPTEDPIDDHSVITFDLQELDDSGFPLVGRSQKDITIDMSRQQFGEDFASRVKGLTCDQTANVEFRRAGAEEGKPMRAQLTIRNIQRKELPELDDAFVHSVNPNLATLDDLKSDLRRYIEARAGHAARQQMFRMAADELLRKSDFPVPPRMLENYLDRMTEEAEQRSHSKGDESAREKFRKDYRASAIWTLRWYLMRNRLIQEFDLRVKDEEINQEIANLATLEDEMAEDFKQRLTPDQLQQIQDDVQERKVLNYLENNITIKRVSVPLAEFEGRTESSRIVTV; the protein is encoded by the coding sequence TTGCAGCTAACAGTTGAAAACAATAGACTTAATGATGTTCAGCATGAGCTGAAGGTCGCCGTTCCTGCCGAGTTCATGCGAGAGGAGCTGGAGCGGGGGATGGAGGCCATTAAGTCACATGCAAAAATCCCGGGATTTCGTCCGGGGAAGGTCCCCAGAAACGTTCTTGTACAGAGGTATGGTCCGGCGGTCACCGAGGACACGATCCAAAGAGTGCTTCAGGACGCCTATCGAACGGCGCTCGATCAGGAGAAGCTCTATCCGATTTCACCGGGGGAAATGAGCGAAATCAACTTTGAGCCCGGACAACCGCTGACATTCAGAGTGGTCGTAGAGATACTGCCTGAGATCCCGTTGCCCGATTTGGCGACTATCGAGGTGGAGCTGAAAGAACCACAGGCCGGTGACGAAGACGTGGTCACGTCGCTGGAGAGTCTGCGCGAGTCGCAAGCCGTGCTTGTGCCCACAGAGGATCCGATTGACGATCACTCGGTGATTACATTTGATTTGCAGGAGCTTGACGACTCGGGATTTCCACTCGTGGGCCGCTCCCAAAAGGACATTACGATTGACATGAGCAGGCAGCAGTTTGGCGAGGATTTTGCTTCGCGAGTCAAGGGGCTGACTTGTGATCAAACCGCTAATGTCGAGTTCAGGCGCGCTGGCGCGGAAGAAGGCAAGCCGATGCGCGCACAACTCACTATTCGCAATATCCAGCGGAAAGAGTTGCCAGAGTTGGATGATGCCTTCGTCCATTCGGTCAATCCCAATCTTGCCACACTGGACGACCTGAAGAGCGATCTTCGCAGATATATCGAAGCCCGTGCCGGTCATGCTGCGCGGCAGCAAATGTTCCGAATGGCTGCCGACGAATTGCTGCGCAAATCGGACTTTCCCGTCCCGCCGCGCATGTTGGAGAACTACCTTGATCGCATGACCGAGGAAGCCGAGCAGCGATCCCATAGCAAAGGCGATGAGTCTGCTCGCGAGAAGTTCCGGAAGGATTATCGTGCATCTGCAATTTGGACCCTGCGATGGTACCTGATGCGCAATCGCCTGATTCAGGAGTTCGATCTCAGGGTGAAGGATGAAGAGATCAATCAGGAAATCGCAAATCTGGCGACACTCGAAGATGAAATGGCGGAAGACTTTAAGCAACGCCTGACACCGGATCAGTTGCAGCAGATTCAGGACGATGTTCAGGAACGCAAAGTCTTGAATTACCTCGAAAACAACATTACAATCAAGAGAGTATCGGTGCCCCTTGCAGAGTTTGAAGGACGCACCGAATCCTCGAGAATCGTTACGGTTT
- a CDS encoding MFS transporter, which produces MNSKLAILFLTIFIDLLGFGLIIPALPFYAESFGASFLTIGVLSASYSAMHFLFSPLWGRLSDRLGRRPVLLIGLAGSAIAFLMFGLAESLLMLFVARILAGILSSATLPTAQAYIADTTSDADRAKGMGLIGAAFGLGFIFGPAVGGILTKYGYGFPALVASGMSALNFIWAYWKLPETQSEHSIGAHRSLLSISSLRELFSVPMLGVLIGVFFVQVYAFSQMEATFALFCEHRLSLDAVHVGWILAEVGIISAIVQGALMGKLVRAFGEAPLARTGLLLMALGLGVMGFVQSTLQLVAVAPLLAIGSALMNPTINSLISKAAPPGKQGLTMGTAQSIAALGRVFGPPSGTALFQFVGLSAPYWVGGLMIGAVALIKLKKK; this is translated from the coding sequence ATGAACTCCAAACTCGCGATTCTGTTCCTGACAATTTTCATCGATCTGCTCGGTTTTGGGCTGATCATTCCGGCGTTGCCCTTCTATGCGGAGAGTTTTGGTGCGAGCTTCCTCACAATTGGAGTATTGTCGGCGTCATACAGCGCCATGCACTTCTTGTTCTCACCGCTCTGGGGGCGATTGTCGGACCGTCTCGGACGCCGCCCTGTTTTGCTGATTGGCCTGGCGGGATCTGCAATAGCATTCTTGATGTTTGGCTTAGCAGAAAGCCTGCTCATGCTGTTTGTGGCACGCATTCTGGCTGGAATTCTTTCTAGTGCAACGCTGCCGACTGCACAGGCCTACATCGCCGACACAACATCTGACGCGGATCGCGCCAAAGGAATGGGGCTGATAGGTGCGGCCTTTGGCTTAGGTTTCATTTTCGGTCCGGCTGTAGGCGGCATCTTGACCAAATACGGTTACGGATTTCCGGCACTTGTCGCATCCGGTATGTCGGCTCTGAACTTCATCTGGGCATACTGGAAACTGCCTGAGACTCAGTCTGAACACAGTATTGGAGCTCACCGCTCATTGCTTTCCATCAGCTCACTTCGAGAATTGTTTTCTGTTCCCATGCTCGGAGTCCTGATTGGAGTATTTTTCGTGCAGGTTTACGCGTTTTCTCAGATGGAAGCGACTTTCGCGCTGTTCTGCGAGCACCGACTGTCGCTTGACGCGGTGCACGTCGGATGGATTCTCGCGGAAGTCGGAATCATCTCAGCAATCGTGCAGGGAGCGCTCATGGGCAAACTGGTGCGTGCGTTCGGCGAGGCCCCCTTGGCCAGAACCGGACTACTGCTCATGGCACTTGGCTTAGGAGTTATGGGATTCGTGCAGTCAACGCTGCAGTTGGTAGCGGTCGCCCCGCTGCTTGCGATTGGCTCTGCTCTCATGAATCCCACGATCAATTCACTGATTTCAAAGGCTGCTCCACCGGGCAAACAGGGTCTCACGATGGGTACGGCCCAATCGATTGCCGCGCTCGGTCGCGTGTTCGGCCCGCCAAGCGGAACGGCATTGTTTCAATTCGTCGGGCTTTCCGCACCGTACTGGGTTGGAGGCCTGATGATTGGTGCCGTCGCACTGATCAAGTTAAAGAAGAAGTAG
- the fbp gene encoding class 1 fructose-bisphosphatase, whose amino-acid sequence MSAERTCTIERHFIDQQSKHPEATGELTRLMHLLAFAAKQITKEVRSAGLSDILGVAGHTNIQGEVVQKLDEISNDMIYRAMDHAGVLCCMASEEREKMISIPAEFQYGKYTLAFDPLDGSSNIDANINVGTIFSIHKRISPDGTPGTEADLLQTGREQVVAGYIVYGSSTMMVYTTGHGVNGFTLEPSIGEFLLSHPDMRIPEHGKYFSINMGNYHYWSEGVKRYIDHIITPDKERGTPYSLRYIGSMIADVHRTLLYGGIFMYPLDYKDPKNPKGKLRLLYEASPMSMVIEQAGGLSTDGKQSILDVVPKGLHDRVPLFVGARRNVEELLHFLRQYDS is encoded by the coding sequence ATGAGTGCCGAACGCACCTGCACGATTGAACGTCACTTCATAGATCAACAGTCAAAACATCCCGAGGCAACAGGTGAATTGACACGCCTGATGCACCTACTCGCATTTGCCGCCAAGCAGATAACCAAAGAAGTTCGCAGTGCTGGACTCTCGGATATTCTGGGTGTGGCGGGCCATACGAATATTCAGGGGGAAGTCGTTCAGAAGCTTGACGAGATTTCCAATGACATGATCTATCGAGCCATGGATCACGCCGGAGTATTGTGCTGCATGGCCTCCGAAGAGCGGGAGAAGATGATCTCAATTCCTGCAGAGTTTCAATACGGCAAATATACTCTTGCGTTTGATCCGCTTGACGGAAGTTCGAATATTGATGCCAATATCAACGTTGGAACAATCTTCTCGATTCACAAGCGGATTTCGCCGGACGGCACGCCCGGCACGGAAGCAGATTTGCTGCAGACGGGCAGGGAACAGGTGGTGGCGGGATACATCGTTTACGGCAGTTCAACCATGATGGTTTACACCACCGGGCACGGTGTCAACGGGTTCACTCTTGAACCCTCTATTGGTGAGTTCCTGTTGTCACATCCGGACATGCGTATCCCTGAGCATGGCAAGTACTTCAGCATTAACATGGGTAATTACCACTACTGGAGTGAGGGTGTAAAGCGGTACATAGACCACATCATCACACCAGATAAAGAGCGCGGTACTCCGTATTCCTTGCGTTACATCGGGTCAATGATTGCAGACGTGCATCGCACTTTGCTCTACGGCGGAATTTTCATGTATCCCCTTGACTATAAGGACCCCAAGAATCCCAAAGGGAAACTGCGCCTGCTGTATGAGGCCTCGCCGATGTCGATGGTGATCGAACAGGCAGGAGGTCTTTCAACCGACGGAAAGCAGTCCATCCTCGATGTTGTTCCCAAAGGTCTGCACGACCGAGTCCCGCTCTTTGTTGGAGCACGAAGGAACGTCGAAGAGCTGCTCCATTTTCTACGGCAGTATGATAGCTGA
- a CDS encoding HAD family phosphatase yields MIRAVFFDFDGTLIDSMPAHVVAWEKILGEIGIQLDDLYFQLNEGEKAEDTISRLLSERGYEYSAEQQAQLIERKRALYRSSAPKGLIPEAAELVRDLRSRNIACDIVTGSIRSNMDAVLSESEFGLFRSIFTPAEYGKGKPAPDPYLTALHHSGLDASECLVLENAPLGIRSAQAAGLRTAAITTTLPPRYLSEADHVIHRFADFLNLL; encoded by the coding sequence ATGATCCGAGCAGTTTTTTTTGACTTTGACGGCACACTGATTGACTCGATGCCTGCACATGTCGTTGCGTGGGAGAAGATTCTGGGCGAAATCGGCATTCAATTGGATGATCTCTATTTTCAGCTGAATGAAGGTGAAAAAGCAGAAGACACGATATCACGGCTGTTGTCTGAGCGGGGTTATGAGTACTCTGCGGAACAGCAGGCCCAATTGATCGAGCGCAAGCGGGCACTCTACCGGTCCTCCGCCCCGAAAGGATTGATTCCCGAAGCTGCAGAACTTGTCAGAGACTTGCGGAGCCGAAACATCGCTTGCGATATTGTCACCGGTTCCATTCGCAGCAATATGGACGCTGTGCTTTCAGAGAGTGAGTTTGGGTTGTTCCGAAGTATCTTTACTCCCGCCGAATATGGCAAAGGCAAACCTGCGCCGGACCCATATCTGACGGCACTGCATCACTCCGGGCTAGATGCGTCGGAGTGTCTGGTGCTGGAAAACGCTCCGCTGGGAATCCGCTCGGCGCAAGCCGCGGGATTGCGCACTGCAGCGATTACAACCACCTTGCCTCCTCGCTATTTGAGTGAGGCGGATCATGTCATCCACCGTTTTGCCGATTTCTTGAACTTACTTTAG
- a CDS encoding SDR family oxidoreductase encodes MAALHCKNGRSRLTTEPTVVITGCSSGIGRATAFCFARAGFRVVATVRHEYEQKILFQELHQCSLETLVVRCDVTRDDDLLGLVDSALERFGSIDVLVNNAGYGQFGGIELVTAAQARAQLEVNTIAPLRLAQLVLPHMREKGRGKIINISSVAGRVVLPWGGWYAASKFALEALTDAMRLECRPFNVQVVSVLSGPVQTDFVTKLQMSEPGATSPEFQHRIHEHAQARRKRSREGAWTSQMTAELLLSIARSSNPRTRYVTTSVGKAAVLLRKFLPDRLWDRLIVRAYGAQKIFNKPTP; translated from the coding sequence ATTGCGGCACTTCACTGCAAGAATGGAAGAAGTCGACTGACCACGGAACCAACAGTCGTTATCACAGGTTGCTCAAGCGGAATTGGCCGCGCCACGGCATTCTGCTTTGCACGTGCAGGGTTTCGAGTGGTTGCCACGGTTCGGCACGAATACGAGCAAAAAATCCTGTTTCAGGAGTTGCATCAATGCTCGCTTGAGACTCTCGTGGTTCGGTGCGATGTCACGCGTGACGACGATTTGCTGGGTTTGGTTGATTCTGCGCTGGAGCGATTTGGAAGTATTGATGTATTGGTCAATAACGCCGGTTACGGGCAGTTCGGCGGCATCGAGTTGGTAACGGCAGCACAGGCAAGGGCGCAGCTTGAAGTTAATACGATTGCGCCGCTGCGGCTTGCCCAACTTGTCCTGCCGCACATGCGGGAAAAGGGTAGAGGGAAAATTATTAACATCTCCTCGGTTGCAGGGCGTGTCGTGCTTCCGTGGGGAGGATGGTATGCGGCGTCAAAGTTTGCACTCGAGGCACTAACTGATGCCATGCGGCTCGAGTGCCGACCGTTCAATGTGCAAGTTGTTTCCGTCTTGTCCGGCCCCGTTCAGACTGACTTTGTCACCAAGTTGCAAATGAGTGAACCCGGTGCCACCAGTCCTGAGTTTCAACACAGGATACACGAACACGCACAGGCACGCCGAAAGCGTTCTCGCGAGGGTGCATGGACTTCGCAGATGACTGCCGAGCTTCTCCTGAGCATAGCCAGGAGTTCCAACCCGCGCACACGCTACGTGACGACGTCAGTCGGTAAGGCCGCCGTCCTATTGCGCAAATTCCTCCCTGATCGATTGTGGGATAGGTTGATTGTTCGAGCTTACGGTGCGCAGAAAATCTTTAACAAGCCGACACCATGA
- a CDS encoding tryptophanase has protein sequence MRFPAEPFRIKVVEKIRRTTRDEREELLRRAGLNVFLIPSDAIYVDLLTDSGTGAMSDQQWAGLMIGDESYAGSKSFFKFEAAVRDITGFPFVTPTHQGRVAENLLFSTICEKGKTVIANTHFDTTRANVEMNHAVALDLPVKEAYDPQLGTLWKGNMDLGKLESELKSNRDNIPLVVMTVTNNSAGGQPVSMENIRATSRLCKQYGVPFFIDCARFAENCWFIHEFEPGYKGKSIIEIARELFSHSDGCWMSAKKDALVNIGGFIAMNDLDLARKLQQKLILIEGFPTYGGLAGRDLEAVAIGLYEGMESEYLQYRTAQVRYLGEMLLESGISIVRPVGGHAVFIDAKAFCPHLPAEQFPGVAVTVALYREAGVRGVEIGSLMFGHLDPKTGKHVAPPLELVRLAVPRRVYTTAHITYVAESLADLYKNREKIKGLKLTYEAPVLRHFTARMEEVD, from the coding sequence ATGCGTTTTCCTGCCGAACCCTTCCGCATTAAAGTTGTCGAAAAAATCCGCCGTACGACTCGCGATGAGCGCGAGGAACTTCTCAGACGTGCAGGATTGAATGTTTTTCTAATCCCGTCCGACGCTATTTACGTTGACCTCTTGACCGATTCTGGCACAGGCGCGATGAGTGACCAGCAGTGGGCCGGGCTGATGATCGGCGATGAAAGCTATGCCGGCTCGAAGAGCTTCTTCAAGTTTGAAGCCGCCGTTCGTGATATCACGGGCTTCCCGTTTGTGACTCCGACGCATCAAGGTCGGGTTGCGGAGAATCTGCTGTTCTCGACCATCTGCGAGAAAGGCAAGACGGTTATTGCGAACACGCACTTTGACACTACGCGTGCCAATGTCGAGATGAATCACGCTGTGGCGCTTGACTTGCCAGTCAAAGAAGCGTACGATCCGCAGCTCGGGACCCTTTGGAAAGGCAATATGGATCTCGGCAAACTGGAAAGTGAGCTGAAATCCAATCGTGACAATATCCCGCTGGTTGTAATGACGGTGACGAATAATTCGGCGGGCGGTCAACCGGTGTCCATGGAGAATATCCGTGCGACGTCACGTCTCTGCAAGCAATATGGCGTACCGTTCTTCATTGATTGTGCGCGCTTTGCGGAGAACTGCTGGTTTATTCACGAATTCGAACCGGGTTACAAAGGCAAATCAATCATCGAAATCGCCCGCGAGTTGTTTAGTCACTCAGACGGCTGCTGGATGTCTGCAAAGAAAGATGCGCTTGTCAATATCGGTGGTTTCATCGCCATGAACGATCTTGATCTCGCGCGCAAACTCCAGCAGAAACTTATCCTGATTGAAGGATTTCCAACTTATGGGGGGCTTGCCGGACGAGATCTGGAAGCCGTCGCAATCGGACTCTATGAGGGCATGGAGAGCGAGTACTTGCAATACCGCACTGCGCAAGTGAGATATCTCGGTGAAATGCTGCTCGAGTCCGGCATTTCGATCGTCCGTCCCGTTGGAGGGCATGCCGTGTTCATTGATGCGAAAGCCTTTTGTCCGCACTTACCCGCTGAACAATTCCCGGGAGTTGCGGTCACCGTCGCGCTCTACCGCGAGGCAGGTGTGCGCGGCGTTGAGATCGGTTCACTGATGTTCGGACATCTGGATCCCAAAACGGGAAAGCACGTCGCTCCGCCGCTGGAGCTGGTGCGACTTGCCGTGCCGCGACGCGTTTACACGACCGCGCATATCACCTACGTTGCAGAGTCTCTTGCCGATCTCTACAAGAATCGCGAGAAAATCAAAGGACTGAAGCTCACCTACGAAGCTCCGGTATTGCGGCACTTCACTGCAAGAATGGAAGAAGTCGACTGA
- the coaD gene encoding pantetheine-phosphate adenylyltransferase: MRTAIYPGTFDPITYGHLDVIERAAALFERVIVTLAIHSQKVPLFSTDERQKLIEQATSHLPGVTVGRCSGLLVDYARENNAVAIIRGLRAVSDFDYEFQIALANRMLAPSISTVFLMPGEQYTYLNSSIVREVARLGGSVESFVPRHVAEALAEKYGKPRS, translated from the coding sequence ATGCGCACTGCGATCTACCCCGGCACTTTTGATCCCATCACCTACGGTCACCTTGATGTCATCGAGCGCGCCGCCGCGTTGTTTGAACGAGTAATTGTCACGCTCGCAATTCATTCCCAAAAAGTTCCACTTTTTTCCACGGACGAGCGCCAGAAGCTGATCGAGCAGGCCACTTCGCACCTGCCGGGAGTTACAGTTGGAAGATGCAGCGGATTGCTGGTTGACTATGCACGCGAGAACAACGCGGTTGCCATCATTCGCGGGTTGCGCGCCGTTTCAGACTTTGACTACGAGTTTCAGATAGCTTTGGCAAATCGTATGCTCGCGCCGAGCATCAGCACGGTCTTCCTGATGCCGGGAGAACAGTACACGTATCTCAATAGCTCGATTGTGCGTGAAGTCGCTCGGCTTGGTGGCTCCGTGGAAAGTTTCGTTCCGCGGCACGTCGCCGAGGCTTTGGCCGAGAAATACGGGAAACCCAGATCGTGA
- a CDS encoding ATP-binding protein — MTQPLRTEQLVIPSSVDQIEKVDEFVESCAASMGFEQDALADIGICVTELVMNAIVHAHKEQAEIPVHVDLECHPDGLRVRVRDHGPGFDTASVPDPTSPDHLMQDHGRGILIVRSMMDDVVCTRLDDGMQVTFFKKLQ, encoded by the coding sequence ATGACCCAGCCGTTAAGAACTGAACAACTCGTTATCCCCTCTTCGGTGGATCAAATCGAGAAAGTTGACGAGTTCGTCGAGAGTTGTGCTGCGTCTATGGGATTTGAGCAGGATGCGCTTGCCGATATCGGAATTTGCGTGACCGAGCTCGTGATGAACGCGATCGTCCATGCGCACAAGGAACAGGCGGAAATCCCCGTGCACGTCGACCTTGAGTGTCATCCGGATGGATTGCGCGTGAGGGTTCGCGACCACGGCCCCGGTTTTGACACCGCCTCCGTTCCTGATCCCACTTCGCCGGATCACCTTATGCAGGATCACGGCCGTGGAATCTTGATTGTCCGGTCAATGATGGATGATGTAGTTTGCACGCGGCTTGATGACGGAATGCAGGTGACCTTTTTCAAAAAACTCCAGTGA
- a CDS encoding SpoIIE family protein phosphatase: MTDSPRDVERTLQSLDELERLANELSGDLVDQHLDPAKVESLAKLTESLAKARNYLRLQAEIERERQEYRTLEEVSLRLSSAAEVRDVLRAILESLRQVVRYDAAGIFVFNRELGIIEVDMLAGYHGTQKRRVYSKFQEGVKQGEGIVATVVFAGKPLYVPDVTKDPRYVEVRPTTRSELAVPIFVRDELIGAFNLESDQTDAFSVRDLRILKTFASHAGVALERARADRQRLHTRRIEEELNLARKIHTGFLPKAMPEFAPYDLGGMNFPSSEVGGDYYDFINITPDDLGIVMSDVAGHGVAAALLMANFRACIRIESRAHYAIETILGRVNEFLVESNPPDSFVTAVYGVLSRKHHVLTYANAGHNPPLLLRVGEEMKLLDSGGPILGVLPEAKYAESQIHLRPGDLLVFYTDGVTESRNENGDEFGIERLAELAQRYRTLSAYEMTRRMSHEVHAFQAPDSTVDDLTLSIVKYDPAVKN; the protein is encoded by the coding sequence ATGACTGATTCGCCTCGAGATGTTGAACGGACACTCCAGAGTCTTGACGAACTGGAGCGGCTCGCGAACGAACTGAGCGGTGATCTGGTTGACCAGCACTTGGATCCGGCCAAGGTCGAGTCTTTGGCAAAGCTTACGGAGTCGCTTGCCAAGGCTCGCAACTACCTTCGTCTGCAGGCCGAAATCGAACGCGAGCGTCAGGAATACCGCACACTCGAAGAAGTCTCGCTACGGCTTTCGAGTGCCGCGGAAGTTCGCGATGTACTCCGCGCCATCCTTGAGTCTCTGCGGCAGGTCGTCCGATATGACGCCGCAGGAATCTTTGTTTTCAACCGGGAACTCGGTATTATTGAAGTAGACATGCTTGCGGGCTATCACGGCACGCAGAAGCGCAGAGTCTACTCCAAATTTCAAGAGGGCGTCAAACAGGGGGAAGGCATTGTCGCGACCGTTGTCTTTGCCGGTAAACCGCTCTACGTTCCTGATGTGACAAAGGATCCGCGCTATGTCGAGGTTCGCCCGACCACGCGATCTGAACTTGCCGTGCCGATCTTCGTTCGTGACGAACTGATCGGCGCGTTCAACCTTGAGTCCGACCAGACGGACGCGTTCTCTGTTCGTGATTTGCGAATCTTGAAGACCTTTGCGAGTCATGCGGGTGTCGCGCTGGAGCGTGCCCGTGCGGATCGCCAGCGGCTCCATACGCGTCGAATTGAAGAGGAACTCAATTTGGCGCGCAAGATTCACACCGGCTTCCTTCCCAAGGCGATGCCGGAATTCGCGCCCTATGACTTGGGTGGAATGAACTTCCCTTCGAGTGAAGTGGGCGGCGACTACTACGACTTCATAAATATCACTCCCGACGACCTCGGGATCGTCATGAGTGATGTCGCAGGCCACGGAGTGGCTGCGGCACTCCTGATGGCAAACTTCCGCGCCTGCATTCGCATTGAATCCCGGGCGCATTATGCCATCGAAACCATCCTTGGCCGTGTCAATGAGTTTCTCGTCGAGAGCAACCCTCCCGACAGCTTCGTGACTGCGGTGTACGGCGTACTCAGCCGCAAACACCACGTCTTGACCTACGCCAATGCGGGACACAATCCCCCTTTGCTGCTCCGGGTCGGTGAAGAGATGAAACTGCTCGACAGCGGTGGACCAATTCTCGGTGTTCTTCCTGAAGCGAAGTATGCGGAGAGCCAGATCCATTTAAGGCCGGGTGACTTGCTGGTGTTCTATACGGATGGTGTTACGGAAAGCCGTAACGAGAATGGTGATGAGTTTGGGATTGAACGGCTCGCGGAGTTAGCGCAGCGCTACCGCACACTTTCCGCTTATGAAATGACCCGGCGAATGAGTCATGAAGTGCACGCATTTCAGGCGCCGGATTCGACTGTGGATGATTTGACCTTGTCGATTGTGAAATATGACCCAGCCGTTAAGAACTGA
- a CDS encoding STAS domain-containing protein, giving the protein MKVKTSDQNGIYIVGLSGKIMGGPESAQFHDAMKHALASSHKRVVIDLGEVEWMNSSGIGLLVSAYTTLKNAGAEMKLARTTDKIQSLLVITKLNSVFDSHDSVDAAIKSFS; this is encoded by the coding sequence ATGAAGGTCAAAACGTCCGATCAGAACGGCATTTATATCGTCGGGCTGTCGGGAAAGATCATGGGTGGACCCGAATCCGCTCAGTTTCACGATGCCATGAAACACGCTCTGGCAAGCAGCCACAAGCGAGTTGTAATTGATCTCGGCGAAGTCGAGTGGATGAACAGCTCGGGAATCGGGTTGCTTGTTTCTGCATACACGACGCTCAAGAATGCCGGTGCCGAAATGAAGCTTGCGCGCACCACCGACAAGATTCAGTCCCTGCTGGTCATCACCAAGCTGAATTCGGTTTTTGATAGTCACGACAGCGTCGATGCCGCCATCAAAAGCTTCAGCTAA
- a CDS encoding STAS domain-containing protein gives MLSVSTRRDNDTLIVELAGKMMGGMEPKEFHTLVRDAVEGGCKSAVIDLSDVEWLNSWGVGQLVSAYTTMKNRGGLLVLSGCSPKVMTVLRLTRFDNVFSFEPTVTSALEVCKRQMPPAH, from the coding sequence ATGCTCAGCGTTAGTACGCGTCGGGACAACGACACGTTAATAGTCGAGCTCGCCGGTAAAATGATGGGCGGTATGGAACCAAAGGAGTTTCATACGCTCGTGCGAGATGCAGTGGAAGGTGGCTGCAAGAGTGCCGTCATAGACCTTTCCGACGTCGAATGGCTGAACAGTTGGGGAGTCGGACAGCTCGTTTCCGCATACACCACAATGAAGAATCGTGGCGGGTTGCTGGTGCTTTCCGGTTGCTCTCCGAAGGTCATGACCGTCCTTCGACTAACCCGCTTCGACAACGTGTTCAGCTTCGAGCCTACTGTGACGTCGGCACTCGAAGTCTGCAAGCGGCAGATGCCGCCGGCACATTAA
- a CDS encoding helix-turn-helix transcriptional regulator: MSQEALASLVHVNRSYLSLVENGRSSPTLEFLEKISSGLNLSIEELILGREAFRHITYTPEQGYVYRGLQEFLEDREQLLLMNPTESEIAALKAIRLHPDHDPTKRFFVDALLDLRRTRAPE, from the coding sequence ATGTCACAGGAGGCACTGGCTTCACTCGTCCACGTCAACCGCTCCTACCTGTCGCTGGTTGAGAATGGCCGTTCATCGCCTACGCTGGAGTTTCTCGAGAAGATATCCTCCGGTCTGAACTTGAGCATCGAGGAGCTAATCCTCGGGCGAGAGGCTTTCCGGCACATCACGTACACTCCGGAACAGGGCTACGTCTATCGCGGCTTGCAGGAGTTTCTCGAGGACCGCGAACAGCTCTTGCTGATGAACCCGACGGAGAGTGAAATTGCGGCCCTGAAAGCCATCCGTCTGCATCCGGATCACGATCCCACCAAGCGCTTCTTTGTGGATGCGTTGCTCGATCTGCGCCGGACTCGCGCGCCGGAATAG